In Pseudomonadota bacterium, the genomic window GTTCACACATCAAATCGAAGGTTGACTCTACCTCTTCCCTGGTCTCCGTGGGAATGCCAATCATTGCAGAAACGGTGGGTTTTAAACCGAGGCAAATTTCATCTGTAATTAGATGCTTAATATAGTCAATGTTCATCCATGCTGGAAAGCCTTTGCACAAGATTTTCCACAATCGTGGAGAAGCGCTTTCAACTCCATGATAGATATCCTCACACCCCGCCTCCGCCATGATTTTGAGTAGATCCAGATCGATTTTATCGATCCTTGTCAAGCAACCAAAATGGACAGAAAATTCTCTCAATAAGGTAAATAGTTTCATGGCCCAATCACGATGGATTGTAAGATCATCGTCTTCGAATCTTATAAACCCCAGATCGTACTTATTTAACAGCAACCTAATCTCTTTAAAAATATTTTCAGGACTTCTCCTTCTTTGGAATTTCCACAGACGATTGGTCGAACAAAAAATGCACCGGTAAGAGCAACCCCTACTGGCAAGAAGGGAAAAAACATATTTGCGATTAAGAGGTTGGTATTTTTCTATTGGTAATTGTTCCATCCCTACGATATGAAATACCAGGGACTCTACCCAGGTCCTTACTCTTCTCGATTGCACGGAGCAAATCGATGATGGTTTCTTCTCCCTCACCCTTTACGATTATGTCCACCGGACATAATTTCATAATCTCCTCGGGTTGAGATGATGCATGGACCCCTCCCAGAATGATTTTCACATCCGGATGTTTCTTCTTATACATCCTTACAAATTCTATGCAAAAAGGAAGATGGACAGTCCAGCAGGTTATCCCTAAAATATCCGGCTCTCTTTCTTCTACTGTTTCTATCGATTTTTTAAATACGCTTTGAGGATCGGATATTTCAAAATTTAGGTCAACAATATCAACATTACCAAATCCACTATGGCATAACTGAGACGCCAGATAAGATATTCCTAAA contains:
- a CDS encoding radical SAM protein — its product is MEQLPIEKYQPLNRKYVFSLLASRGCSYRCIFCSTNRLWKFQRRRSPENIFKEIRLLLNKYDLGFIRFEDDDLTIHRDWAMKLFTLLREFSVHFGCLTRIDKIDLDLLKIMAEAGCEDIYHGVESASPRLWKILCKGFPAWMNIDYIKHLITDEICLGLKPTVSAMIGIPTETREEVESTFDLMCE
- a CDS encoding cobalamin-dependent protein (Presence of a B(12) (cobalamin)-binding domain implies dependence on cobalamin itself, in one of its several forms, or in some unusual lineages, dependence on a cobalamin-like analog.) — encoded protein: MKITLIYPPWQFYSPSKLYPLGISYLASQLCHSGFGNVDIVDLNFEISDPQSVFKKSIETVEEREPDILGITCWTVHLPFCIEFVRMYKKKHPDVKIILGGVHASSQPEEIMKLCPVDIIVKGEGEETIIDLLRAIEKSKDLGRVPGISYRRDGTITNRKIPTS